The Vanessa cardui chromosome 2, ilVanCard2.1, whole genome shotgun sequence genome contains the following window.
CTAGAGCCCCATGTGTGTCTTCATAGTGTTGCATAATGCGAAGGGTTTCTTCAGTTGCCTTATGAGCAGAAGTGACACGGAGATCAACATCTAAGCCAAGTTCTCGTGCAGCTGTAAGAACGAAAATGTTATAACTAATGTGATAATTTCGCATACATCATTTTTAAGACAAATGCTCTTAGAAGAAATAAATTACCTTTGGCAATCTTTTGGCAATGTTCCTGATCAGCTGGGGAGCCCATAAACACGACAACCTTGTGGTGGATGTTTGGCTTTAAGTGGTCCAACTGTTCCTTTACCCAGTTGAAATTGCGTTTAACTGTGTCAAGATCGGCTGCTGTTACATTTGCCAAGTTTCTGTACACCTaaacatcaaaaaaaaaaaacattgcaatTCAAGACAATATAATGTGACAAATATGCCCTTCAATTCTAAGGATACGGAAATTTTAATTCgttgcttttaaattaaaaaaaaacacaggaGATCTAAGTTAtagacttattaatatttttactcttcTGGCAACATTTGATcgattatattaacaataccCTATGACTTAAGttgaattaattatgaattaatattccgaactttattataatatagagcAGAGGTAATCAGGTCAAAAAAATTGACTTACAGTCTTAATTGTAATCATTTGTTagcgaaattataaataaatacctgttTATCGACCATCAGTCTCTTATCGCCAGAAGGCCACAACCTCCAGGAATCTGAGTCAATGACGTCAGCTAAAAGAATATTACCTGAAAGGAAAAGGCGTGTAAGTATAATGTATTCTAAAAGAAAGCATATTCATCAAGAAGGAAACAATCAGTTACTGCGATATTACCATTACTATCGACTCCAAATTCAATCTTCATATCAATGAGTGCGCAATCTCTCAACGCCCAAGCCTTTTCCAAAATCTCGAAAACCAAAATTGTCACCTTGCGCATGTAGTCAACCTCGTCTTGACCTGTTGAAGAAAAGATCATCCtttaattaaacattctttCTCAAATGCTTACATGATGAATGTAGTACATGAAGGAACTTTGAAAGCCCTTGCTTTGGAATGCAACGAAGcgataataaagtaaagtaagaccccgaaatttcccactgctggttaaggcctcctctcctattaaggagagggtttggaacatattccaccacgctgtttccgCGCATgagtgttggtggaatgcacatgtggtagaatttttaagaaattagagacatgcaggtttaatcacgatgtttttcttcaccactgagcacgagatgtattataaacacaaattaagcacatatatatagtggtgctggtgtggtgcacatatatataggcttgaacccgaaatcatcagttaagatgcacgcgttctaactactgagcCATCTGAGCTCAAGCGATAATAAGCGATAATAAGTTTGagtgaaatacaaattatatatttattttatatattaaaaaatatgaggCTTTACATAAACTTACCAATGAGTAATCCATTGATTTTGAAGTTAGCGGACACGATCTGCTCTTCTGACCATTGGGGGTCGTGGTTGGCGTCATCTTTGAAGAAGGTCTCCTGTTTCGGTGGAGTGAACCGGAATCCTTCAGGTACGCCAGGGTTGCGTTTCAAAAACGAACCAGTTGCCAAACGCCTTGTGACCCATTCAATGGGAACCATATCgcatttctttgaaataaaagcGGTAGGCGAAGCAATTTTTACGAAGGCGGTTTTAATACCTGAAAT
Protein-coding sequences here:
- the LOC124539226 gene encoding multifunctional protein ADE2, translated to MSTPKEVCGYKLGKLIIEGKTKQVFDLPEVPDHCLLLNKDRITAGDGVKAHDMEGKAAISNQTNAKVFEILKATGIKTAFVKIASPTAFISKKCDMVPIEWVTRRLATGSFLKRNPGVPEGFRFTPPKQETFFKDDANHDPQWSEEQIVSANFKINGLLIGQDEVDYMRKVTILVFEILEKAWALRDCALIDMKIEFGVDSNGNILLADVIDSDSWRLWPSGDKRLMVDKQVYRNLANVTAADLDTVKRNFNWVKEQLDHLKPNIHHKVVVFMGSPADQEHCQKIAKAARELGLDVDLRVTSAHKATEETLRIMQHYEDTHGALVFIAVAGRSNGLGPVLSGNTSYPVINCPPPSDKLVQDIWSSLSVPSGLGCATVIYPDSAALMAAQIIGLQDYLVWARLRVKQLDMAAALRVADKKLRNLSL